One stretch of Jiangella gansuensis DSM 44835 DNA includes these proteins:
- a CDS encoding phosphotransferase enzyme family protein yields the protein MSGPRATASREWLDFVRREYPLTEVTLVRDLGGNYNLNLQVSTRQGAMVVRVAPEWVGTDRLVAVQAVRDHPRRRGWPIPRTVPTRAGEGMARLHSRLVEVEQYAEPRGTPMTTWPAIGAGLPWLARLHDALRTAPSPPAAAHPPMVNQVEADAVLGPAIAAIRAWVLFAEEAAYVVAAERLATSLASARRRFDLPRQLVHGDFWAGNVRLAGDQLTLLLALDFRGERPRVDDLALTLFFVNEHLGRDDTSPDRIATLRALVDRYDAALTDPLSASERAALPYAILRTPLTFLRDPRPRRPGQPCRADHAARPAVRMGAASPRHPQLVDGVQLTARRGASAWYHADG from the coding sequence GTGAGTGGGCCACGAGCGACAGCGTCCAGGGAGTGGCTGGACTTCGTCCGCCGGGAGTACCCACTGACCGAGGTCACGCTGGTGCGTGATCTCGGCGGCAACTACAACCTGAACCTCCAGGTCTCCACCCGGCAGGGCGCCATGGTCGTCCGGGTCGCGCCCGAGTGGGTCGGGACGGACCGGCTGGTGGCGGTACAGGCGGTGCGTGATCATCCCCGCCGCCGAGGGTGGCCGATTCCCCGGACGGTGCCTACTCGGGCGGGCGAGGGCATGGCTCGGCTGCACAGCCGGCTCGTGGAGGTCGAGCAGTACGCCGAGCCCCGCGGCACGCCCATGACCACCTGGCCCGCGATCGGGGCCGGCCTGCCGTGGCTCGCCCGGCTCCACGACGCCCTCCGCACCGCACCGTCCCCACCGGCAGCCGCCCACCCGCCGATGGTGAACCAGGTCGAGGCCGATGCGGTGCTCGGCCCCGCAATCGCGGCGATCCGGGCCTGGGTCCTGTTCGCCGAGGAAGCTGCGTATGTCGTGGCCGCCGAGCGGCTGGCCACGAGTCTCGCGTCGGCGCGCCGTCGTTTCGATCTCCCCCGTCAGTTGGTCCACGGCGACTTCTGGGCCGGCAACGTCCGACTCGCCGGCGACCAGCTCACCCTGCTGCTCGCCCTGGACTTCCGCGGCGAACGTCCCCGCGTCGACGACCTGGCGCTCACCCTGTTCTTCGTCAACGAACACCTGGGCCGCGACGACACCTCGCCCGACCGCATCGCCACGCTCCGCGCCCTCGTCGACCGCTACGACGCCGCGCTTACGGACCCACTCAGCGCGTCCGAACGTGCTGCCCTTCCCTACGCGATCCTCCGCACGCCGCTGACGTTCCTCCGCGACCCTCGCCCACGTCGGCCCGGCCAGCCGTGCCGAGCTGACCACGCTGCGCGGCCCGCAGTACGCATGGGCGCAGCGTCTCCTCGACACCCCCAGCTGGTGGACGGCGTTCAGCTGACGGCTCGACGCGGGGCCAGCGCCTGGTATCACGCCGATGGTTGA